In the Oscarella lobularis chromosome 9, ooOscLobu1.1, whole genome shotgun sequence genome, TAGATAcataaaaattattagatatagacattaattaaacaaaatGACCTGTGCGCTCAtacttaataattaattatgatTCTCTTACCCGCCACTGCCAACTGATGGAAAGGCGAGAGATTTGAGATTCTCATTATCCGCCACAATCAACGCACTCTTGATCGTCTTCTCAAGCTGAGCACGAGCATTCGATGATCCCCAACTGGGAGAGTGCACGTGAATGATGTGAGAAGTAGCGGGAAGGCCCGGAGCGTCCGAAATCACAGCTGAAAATAAACCaagaattaataaattattacgTATTAGTTATTAGCAATTAACCGTCCGCTTCCTTCAATTGACCGTGCGCCGTTGCGGTGGCGCTCACCGCCTGCTGAAGCGCCGCGCCGCCGGCCGCACTCAAGGCCGATCCTCACAACGGAAAACTTCACAtataataaatcaatagctAAAACCTCGCTTACCCACTTGACCTCCCAAGTATAGTTGAGCATTTGTTGGGTGAATAacagcgtcggcggcgattgTAGTCAAATCGCTTTGGACAACAGTCAACTGCGTGTAGCAAATAAATTTATCATAGATTGCATATAGAATTCTAGATATTtgtgttaattaaaatcacTGTAAGTATGAAATTTTTAACTATGGGTGGTAATGGGTAGTCCTATAATATATCGAAGAagagattattattattattattactgtTATTGCAATCTTCCTCTTATTTATTGCAGccatttttctctctgtaCTACGTACTACGTGCCTACCTTTTGGCCGAGAGATAGGGTCTTCTCTGACAGGACATTGACAGCGGCAACGCTGTGAGACTAAGGAAAAAAACacaaattttgaatttcaaaAGAGACACGTGACATTGACTCAGCCCCTCTGAAAGCATCGCGCAAGCTCCAATTgtgagaaaacaaaaaatcgttAGTAATTAGCATATAATTTCAATTAGACAGTAAAAAGAGGCTGAGACAACAATCAAACAGTCACGTACACccaaaaacaaacaaaacagcagttctttttttgatgacgaagaaCTAAAATGTCTAGATACCAAACAGGTGAGCCCCCCTTTCCCtcgaaacgcgcgctactagtcgtcttcttcggtctcttcgtcttcgcttacGGCTTTGGACTTTTTGCTTTTGCCGGCTTTCTTAGCTCCCTTTCCCGATTGTTTCTTCGGTTTCTTCGGCGAAGGCGGCTCCTTGGGCGATTTCGGCTCAGACGAGTCGTCTTCCATCGTTGGATTGCGAACGGCGAACGTGTGCGCCGTGCGACGCTTTAGAAGTTGGGGCAGGATATGCGGCAAAACGCCGCCGCACGATATGGTGACGCCCTTGAGTAActgcgacgaagaaaaccgCCGTTTTCGAACTTTTTTATACGAGTTAGTGTGCGCTACGCAATCTTGGACACGCGTAAAAACCTCTTTATCTGTGCTCGCGTTGCCGtgcgagagaaagagcggCCCGGTTGTAATGGAGCATGTGCATGGTACAACACTCGCGTTGTGGTTTTGTGCGTAAACGGCGATCACGTGAAGGTGACAAACCCGGATGCCTCAGACCGTTAAAATTTCGAATTGGGCGCGATCCCGTGAATTTTCGCGACGCGGCCGATGCGAAAAACACGCGCGAAACGAACTGGGTAGTATTAGGAGTAATATCAGGGACGCTACGGGGGCACAAGACGCGCGCTCTTCAAAGGAGTGAGTCGCGCAAACGCCGGACCGATCCAGGCGTAGAGGGCTCGCGAGCCCCAGTCATTTCGCCGGCTCGAAAGCGCGTGCGTCACGCGCGCGGGCGGGCGAGTGCGCGCATCTTACCTCGtgcagttcgtcgtcgttggcgatGGCGAGCAAAATGTGCCTCGGTATGATTCGTTGCCTTTTGTTGTCGCGCGCCGCGTTGCCGGCCAATTCGAGCACCTCGGCGCAGAGATATTCGAGCACGCCGGCCATGTAGACGGGCGCGGCGGCCGATATGCGACGCTTGAGGATAGCCTTGCGCAAATATCGCCGAAGTCGCCCGACGGGAAACTGAACGCCGGCGCGATCCGATCGCGATACCGCCTTTTTGCGAGCTTTGCCTCCGCGTCCCGACATGATCCCTCTTGTTTTTTTGACCGCCCGCGCTTACTTGCTGCGGATCCTTCGGTGTGTCAAGATAATGTATCGTTTTGCGCAAGCGCGTTGGGGATAGGGTCACGCGAACGATTGTTATAAATAGACTTCTtacgtcaaaacgacgtcacggtgacgtcaaacgcgTTTCTAGGCAACAGGCCAGTCGAGTCGTTTGGGATCTATAAATAGAGATTGTCTGCTTCTCTTTCGGTAATTTGTTCTATGCTTTCGAAACAGCTCCTAAGGCGATTGCACGTTGTCTTGGAGTGAATTAGAACTATTAGCGTCAAGCTCTACCTCGTTCTTGAGGACGATGTGTTGACCTTTCCAGTACTTGATCATGTTCATGCTCTGCAGCGTGCTGATCAGGTCATATTGGGCAATCCCTGACGCTTGGCTCAAGTCTGTGAAAAAACAATAGGGTACACATCTTCCCTAGGCACTTATGATCCCTTTTAGACTACGCTAGCTTCTGTAGAGCATGCACGTGTACCGTAAGAATgcgtcgcgttcgatttACCTTTAATACAAAGCGACGACACTTTCAAATTGACCAAATGGTCcacaacgacgtctttccaGTAACTACGGTAACTAAGGAGACCGAGATCCGAAAGCGGTTTCTCGGGCGATCCCACTTTTCCTTCTACTCTCGACAGCACGTAGCCTATACACGCAGAGAGAGCTCGCATGCAGAGCAAAATACCCCAATCCCCCTCGTACTAAAATCAATGAGAAGACGACCGTATCCTTTTCTCATGTACTGAGGAAAGGTCAATATGCAGGAAAGGTTATATTTCAGCACGGATTCTTTTTCCTGCGAGAACGTAGCGTCAACTTacgttctcgtcgcgacTAGTTTGAAAAATCTACCTTAGAAAAATAGCCCACCGCGTGGCAACCGTCGCTATCCCACTTCGTCATGAtataaaagagaaacggctcCACTTCGTAGTGAAGTGTTTTGTGATCGAGAAATAGCTTAgcaaaaaggcaaagatTTCGACAATAGTCCTATAATAAAACAACGTATTTCGGTCCCTCTCCGGGGAGCGTACGCTTCCCCGACTAACTAAAACTCACAGTAGCTGAAGCCCCGTCTACTTCAAAAACAGACAGATCGTCTTTCCGGTAGATCTCATTACCAGGAGGATGCCGCAACTTACATTTAgactacaagaaaaaaagactacAGTAGCCTATTCCACGCAAGCtaaaattttattatttctagACCTATTTACAAAGCACTTCAGTATTTTAGTTCTCAGCTAAAGCCTCAATTTGAAGACCTAGCCTCGCTCCACTCTCATCACAACCCCGATGGAAGGGAGCTACGCTTTTAAATTGAAGCATTAGCTAGTCATACAGCACCTCGTGTCAGTACGTACACATATACACTATTACCTATATTCTTAGTATATATGAAGGGCTGTGTGCATGATTTCTTAGCTAAGCTCTATCTCCCCACATACCATGTGCCGAGCTTCGGCGATGCTACAGGCGAAATAGCTCAGGCAATACTCGCAGACGAATATCTTGTTGAGACACTGAAAGCGCTCGGGATAGGGCGACGCGTACCACGTTTCGAACTCGTCCTCGCCCAGGACGATGTACTTCGGACAGGGTCCTTCGCGATGTCCGGCTTCAATAAActgttcttcttccttcagaaaaaaaatcaataaatgaaTACTGAGACTTTCTTCCCCTCCCGACTTACGAGAATTTTTCTCGCTTCTCTTTGAGCGGATCTAAAGagggcgacgtcgtcgggcgGCGCGTGGCCGTCCAATACGCTCAAGTCACAGAATTCGACGGGAATGAAGCCCGTTGAAGTAGACCTTGCTATTCCTGCATCAGGCGTCGAAGCAGATGCCACGGCAACCGTCGACTGTCGCCTCTTGTTTGACTTCTACGtgcaaatgacgtcagtggATAGAGTGTACTACTAATATATAGCGTATAGGTATTCAGTCATAAGGGAGTGACTTTGTGGCTAAAGACTCTTCTCCACATACACGTACTTTATATCAACGAAcaatttcattcatttattcatctAATGCGAGTTTTTTGGACTTCGCGTACGATATACAAACCTTgttctttgatttgataGATGACGTGCTGCTCGAACTGCCGATCGATTTACGAGGTAACGGCTTGCCGTTTTCGCCCGTTTTCGGTCGTTTTTTGACGAGTTTCGGCGTTTCGATACCGTACTTTCGATCGCGCTGCTTCAATCGAATGGCAATCGACTCGTCGGCCGCttcgcgatcgttttcgtcgcgatccTCCTTCTCTCGTGGACGTTTGCGACCACGAGTGAGCTTGGTTAGTCGGTCCAACGCTACTTCAGCACACCTTCGCTAAAGAAAGCGTTGACACGAGCGAGACAATGAAGAATAGGTCGAAAAGAACCTGTAGGCGCATTTCATAGTACGGGAAACTGCATTCGCACTACGGCTCGTGCGCACTAGCAACGAACTCCCTTCGCCCATGTTTCGACTCGTTATTGCTCTCGCTCTCCTATCCTCGACCCAGTCGTTCCGCATTGGGCAACTCGTAGTGcttcgcgacgccgccgaagcgacgGGAGCCGTCTGTTTAGACGGTTCGCCGTCGAGCTATTACTATAGCAACGGCACAGGCCCGGACGCCCGCAATTGGATCGTTCATCTCGAAGGCGGCGGCTGGTGTCGCACCGAAGAGAACTGCTACAACCGAAGTCAAACCTCCctcggatcgtcgacgcatcTCGACAAAACAAAAGCATTCGGCGGTTTCTTAGACAACGATCCGAAGCTAAATCCCAAATTTTCAAACTGGACCGTCGCTTTTATAAACTACTgcgacggcgcgtcgtttgccggcgaaaaaagcgaaccGATACTAGTCGACACCCACAAAGTCTATTTTCGCGGACGCCGCATTCTCTCCGCCGTCATAGACGATTTATTAACGCGCGGactagcgcacgctaacgCGGTAATACTAACCGGATGCTCGGCGGGCGGACTGAGCACTTACATTCACTTGGATTATTTCCGATCGCGAGTCCCGGCGTCAATTCCCGTACATGGACTCGCCGACGCGGGATATTTCATCGACGCCGCGAACACGGACGGAGATATGGAAATCCGGGGCGTTTATCAATACATATATCGAATGCAGAATTgcagcggcggcgtcaaCGACGAGTGCATTCGCTCGAAAGCGGAATCGGACCAGTGGCAATGTTTCATGGCTCAATACACGTATCCTCATATAAAAACGCCGATTTTTGTATTGAATTCTGAGTATGATACGTGGCAACTTCGCGGTATTTTGCATCTCGATTGTCTGCCGCCGAATTGCAGTGCGAAAGAGATGCAGGCGTTTGTCGGGTGGAGAGCGACGTTTCTTAGCGCTCTGACTCCCGCAATGGAATCTCCTATGAATGGTCTATTCACTGATTCGTGTCTGTTTCATTGCCAGAGTGTCGATCAGCTGAGTTGGATGGAGATCTTGGTGAACGGGCAATCGGCGCACGATACGTTTGCGGCGTGGTACTTTGGAAGTAGTGGCGAAGGAAAGGAAGTTGATAAACCCTATCCGAATAATCCAACGTGCAAAGCGTAAATCTGGATTTTTTCATTCATTTGgtttttgtatttttctattgatgTTTTTTATTAATGTGGTATTGCTGGTTTTTGTCTTGAGAAAGACGACATTTTGGCCTATAGATGAGATCTGACTTTCCCTAACGACCGGTCTCCAGGAACGCGCGTGATAACAAAGCACGTGACTGCTCTCTACAAGATGAGTACATTCTTCATCGTTCTCTGCCTCGCGCTCGCCCTATcgcccgtcgacgccgtccgcACGGGCAAACTCGTTCTTCTCTCGAACGCCACGACGACGGGAGCCGTCTGTCTCGACGGCACGCCGCCGGGATACTACTTCAGTCGCGGAGTGGGCCCGGATGCCAACAAGTGGATCGTTCATCTCGAAGGCGGCGGCTGGTGCTACGACGAGACCGACTGCTACGGTCGCAGTAAAACTCACCTCGGCTCGTCGTCTCAGTTCGACCCGACGGCAAATTTCTCCGGTTTCTTAGACAACGATCCGAAAGCGAATCCGAAATTCGCCAACTGGACGCTCGCTTTTGTGAAATACTGCGACGGCGCCTCGTTTTCCGGCAACAAGGGCGAGCCGATTACGGTCGAAGGGAAGTCGCTCTACTTCCGGGGCCATCGCATCTTGGTCGCCGTAATCGATCACTTGCTCGAAAGCGGCCTGAAAACGGCGGATGCCGCCGTTCTAACGGGATGCTCCGCCGGCGGTTTGAGCACGTATCTTCACCTGGATTActttcgcgcgcgcgttcccGCGTCGATTCCCGTACACGGGTTACCCGATGCGGGTTATTTTATCGACGCGGCGAACACGTCGGGCGCGATGGAAATTCGAGCGAAGTACCGATACGTTTATCACATGCAAAATTGCAGCGGTGGCGTGAACGACGCGTGTATTAGCGCAAAGACGGAAACTGACCAGTGGCAATGTTTCATGGCTCAGTATACGTATCCTTATATCAAAACGCCTATATTCGTTTTGAATTCGGAATACGATACGTGGCAGCTTAGTAATATATTGCAATTGGGTTGTCTTCCGCCCAAGTGCACCCCGGAAAAGATGACTGATTTTACGAAATGGAGGGCGACGTTTCTTCAGGCTTTAGGGCCGGCCATTGGGGCGCATTCCAACGGTATTTTCACCGATTCGTGTCTTGTGCACTGTCAGAGTTTAGATGCTCCTTGGAATACGTTTAAGGTGAACGGGCAGACAGCACATGATACGTTTGCCAATTGGTACTTTGAAACGGGCGGCCAGTCACAGGAAGTCGACAAACCGTATCCAAATGAATCTTGTGAGAAGATGTTGTAGATGTTTTGTGATGTACCTGTACTGTACGTGCGTGCTCATTCTTTCAACTGTGTGTAGTCATGTCAACGCTCACTGAAATGTCAATGTCTATAAATAGATCACgtgactgactgactgttTTCGAGTgacatcatcgtcgtcgtcatcgatgTCGTCCGCCAGCTCGAGCGCGTCGGCGAGCCGCGATCTCCAGCGATTCTTTAAATTCTTCACTCAGAAGGTAATCGTTTGAGGGCTATTTGAACTCGCGATaggcaaacgacgacgtatAAAACCCGTCGCCATTCATCTCTGACTCAGGCAGTTCAAGTCATCGTTCAATCGCGTCAAGGACAGCTATTTCGGACGCCGTCGAAGCCTTCGGCGGCAGGCCAAGACTGGGTAAGCAAAAAGGGAATACATTTGTAAGGATGGCCACTGGTTTCTCGCACAGTGGTCACAAAGTATGCCTTAGAGGATACTTAGTAACCTTAGAGTCTCCATACAAGCTCACTAGCTACGATTCATTACTGTGCGACTACAAACACATATGATTTCTCATTGTACTGACCTCTTTATATATGGGATGTAGTCTTATCGTTTGACCAAAGATAATAgatatagatatagatatTATCTCTGGTTTGACGATGCGTCCTGCATTCGATAGTTCTACTTGttcattgacgacgacgtcgacctGAGCGTGTCGACGAAAGAGGCTCTACGCAGGAGTCCAATGAAAGCGGGCAGAGCCGCGTTCTGCGTCGAAATTTCGGCGAATTCATCAGAAGAAGTAAAGCCCCCCAGAAAAAACTaaagggggaaaaaaagagtttCTTCCTTAGGACGTCAGCTGTGTTCTCGAACAATGGTCTATAACAATCACGGAAAAGTTTCTAATTTTTCCCCCTCACTGTTTCTATTGGCCACTCGTTCTTTCTCCCCCTCAGACCCTCGCCCAGATTCACTGCCATGACGTCCGACAACGTCTATCTCAAACTAGGCTTGCTATTGAGGTCCCTTATTGCCGTCAGCCGCACCCTTCCCGCCTATCATCTTTCCAAGAGTCGACAGGAGGACTTATCGATGTCCTACAGGTTGGTACAATTCTCGGGTAAGTCGCGACACTTCACTGGGGGAATTTTTCTAGAATTTTTTCCAACGGAATTCCCAAGAAGGAGCAGCTTGGATCAGGAAAAccctgtaataaataaattgatATGTGGTTTTGCTTATGACCGGTGTTATTAGACGTTTGTCGATTGGTTGTTGGGTCCGTAGCAACTCCCTTAGGATGCTGCAGCATTCAAGTGAACTATGCTAAGGAACTGACTTTTACTCCGAGGTAAAGAGAAGGGAGAAAAATCCCCAAGTAGTTACTCTAATCCGCGTGACTGTGACTAGCATCAAAACAGCGTCAATTCCAATACacctagaagaaaagaggtattaattaattaatagatatACAAAGCTCAAATAGTactatttttaaaattactAATAATTGACTTCACAATAAAGCGTGGCTACGGAAATCGCTCCTCATTTCTTTAGAGAAGACGTTGATGGAAAATGTGAGAAGGCGTCTCCTTCAAGTGCTCAAGCCTCGTATAGTCTACCGTATCTCTAAGAAACCCGTCTTTATACTCTGTTCTAGATCTGTAGAAAGTAACGGGGACGTTCTCCTGCCGTTCTGCGCGACGCAGAAAAAACTGCCAAGACATCCATCCGTGCGGAAAATTCTGACCTAGGGCTATGAATACAACGATGCTTGTTTTCTCAGATTGAGAGTCAGACGCTGTGCGAGGACGTTCCCTTTGCAGCGCTACTGAAGCAAGCAAAGGAGCCAAAGGCGAATCGcgaagaaatagaagaagagacagtaagagagagagatactAGTTGGGCATTCCCTCTCTGCATCTCTCTCGCCCTAGATCGTTCCCCCGTCTACATCTACGCGCTTCAAATCCGCCGTAGAGCCGTCAATAGCTAGCGAATTCGAACTGCTCGATCTCGAggaagtaaataaataaacaaaataaataattacgTACGTAAATGAAGGTATATACCCGTTTGCAGATTAGCACGCCCTTTGCTTCGGGAACCGAACGGGCTGTGCTGGACTTCTATCGAAAGATGCAGGCGACCGCCGCATTGCCGTTTTGTCAGCACAAAACACCGGAAGTCGTATCCAAGGTGAATATTTCAAAGAGGGGGGGACGTGAATCTAATTCTGCATTCTTAGGAGGATTTGATAGCGGAATTGGCTCGCATGAAGAAGGAAACGGAGAGCGTTAAAGACTTCATAGAATCTttgtagagagagagaagaaaaacagttAATGATGATTATAAGAGCGTAGCACCAACCGCATATATATGTACATATATCATCATCAGTCGTTGTGTTTTTTACCTTGCATCGCTTTACTTTCGACCTGGTGCGCGTACGCCAACGTGGGCTCGTCGCCTTGAGCCATGAAGTGAGTGAACCAGTGGTCCGGCGAGAAGACAGCTGAAAATAATGATTAATAATATTACGCCTTTTCTATGTTAAAAATTCATAAATTGCTTTAATTCGTATTGTACCTATTTCTCCCCTTTGGAGCACCGTTGCAAGTCGTTTCAATTGGGGACAGTCGAGCAACGGATGAA is a window encoding:
- the LOC136191584 gene encoding histone acetyltransferase KAT7-like gives rise to the protein MRLQRRCAEVALDRLTKLTRGRKRPREKEDRDENDREAADESIAIRLKQRDRKYGIETPKLVKKRPKTGENGKPLPRKSIGSSSSTSSIKSKNKKSNKRRQSTVAVASASTPDAGIARSTSTGFIPVEFCDLSVLDGHAPPDDVALFRSAQREARKILEEEQFIEAGHREGPCPKYIVLGEDEFETWYASPYPERFQCLNKIFVCEYCLSYFACSIAEARHMSKCKLRHPPGNEIYRKDDLSVFEVDGASATDYCRNLCLFAKLFLDHKTLHYEVEPFLFYIMTKWDSDGCHAVGYFSKEKESVLKYNLSCILTFPQYMRKGYGRLLIDFSYVLSRVEGKVGSPEKPLSDLGLLSYRSYWKDVVVDHLVNLKVSSLCIKDLSQASGIAQYDLISTLQSMNMIKYWKGQHIVLKNEELFRKHRTNYRKRSRQSLFIDPKRLDWPVA
- the LOC136191585 gene encoding autophagy-related protein 13 homolog isoform X2, translating into MSSASSSASASRDLQRFFKFFTQKAVQVIVQSRQGQLFRTPSKPSAAGQDWFYLFIDDDVDLSVSTKEALRRSPMKAGRAAFCVEISANSSEEDVSCVLEQWSITITEKPSPRFTAMTSDNVYLKLGLLLRSLIAVSRTLPAYHLSKSRQEDLSMSYRIFSNGIPKKEQLGSGKPYVCRLVVGSVATPLGCCSIQVNYAKELTFTPSIKTASIPIHLEEKREDVDGKCEKASPSSAQASSVESNGDVLLPFCATQKKLPRHPSIESQTLCEDVPFAALLKQAKEPKANREEIEEETIVPPSTSTRFKSAVEPSIASEFELLDLEEISTPFASGTERAVLDFYRKMQATAALPFCQHKTPEVVSKEDLIAELARMKKETESVKDFIESL
- the LOC136191585 gene encoding autophagy-related protein 13 homolog isoform X1 translates to MSSASSSASASRDLQRFFKFFTQKAVQVIVQSRQGQLFRTPSKPSAAGQDWFYLFIDDDVDLSVSTKEALRRSPMKAGRAAFCVEISANSSEEDVSCVLEQWSITITEKPSPRFTAMTSDNVYLKLGLLLRSLIAVSRTLPAYHLSKSRQEDLSMSYRIFSNGIPKKEQLGSGKPYVCRLVVGSVATPLGCCSIQVNYAKELTFTPSIKTASIPIHLEEKSVATEIAPHFFREDVDGKCEKASPSSAQASSVESNGDVLLPFCATQKKLPRHPSIESQTLCEDVPFAALLKQAKEPKANREEIEEETIVPPSTSTRFKSAVEPSIASEFELLDLEEISTPFASGTERAVLDFYRKMQATAALPFCQHKTPEVVSKEDLIAELARMKKETESVKDFIESL
- the LOC136191586 gene encoding core histone macro-H2A.1-like, which translates into the protein MSGRGGKARKKAVSRSDRAGVQFPVGRLRRYLRKAILKRRISAAAPVYMAGVLEYLCAEVLELAGNAARDNKRQRIIPRHILLAIANDDELHELLKGVTISCGGVLPHILPQLLKRRTAHTFAVRNPTMEDDSSEPKSPKEPPSPKKPKKQSGKGAKKAGKSKKSKASHSVAAVNVLSEKTLSLGQKLTVVQSDLTTIAADAVIHPTNAQLYLGGQVGSALSAAGGAALQQAVSATATAHGQLKEADAVISDAPGLPATSHIIHVHSPSWGSSNARAQLEKTIKSALIVADNENLKSLAFPSVGSGGNGFPKHTAAQIILRAIKTYFMSVMASSVKHVYFVLFDSESVNVYTRELSRMDDD
- the LOC136191330 gene encoding uncharacterized protein produces the protein MFRLVIALALLSSTQSFRIGQLVVLRDAAEATGAVCLDGSPSSYYYSNGTGPDARNWIVHLEGGGWCRTEENCYNRSQTSLGSSTHLDKTKAFGGFLDNDPKLNPKFSNWTVAFINYCDGASFAGEKSEPILVDTHKVYFRGRRILSAVIDDLLTRGLAHANAVILTGCSAGGLSTYIHLDYFRSRVPASIPVHGLADAGYFIDAANTDGDMEIRGVYQYIYRMQNCSGGVNDECIRSKAESDQWQCFMAQYTYPHIKTPIFVLNSEYDTWQLRGILHLDCLPPNCSAKEMQAFVGWRATFLSALTPAMESPMNGLFTDSCLFHCQSVDQLSWMEILVNGQSAHDTFAAWYFGSSGEGKEVDKPYPNNPTCKARHFGTRVITKHVTALYKMSTFFIVLCLALALSPVDAVRTGKLVLLSNATTTGAVCLDGTPPGYYFSRGVGPDANKWIVHLEGGGWCYDETDCYGRSKTHLGSSSQFDPTANFSGFLDNDPKANPKFANWTLAFVKYCDGASFSGNKGEPITVEGKSLYFRGHRILVAVIDHLLESGLKTADAAVLTGCSAGGLSTYLHLDYFRARVPASIPVHGLPDAGYFIDAANTSGAMEIRAKYRYVYHMQNCSGGVNDACISAKTETDQWQCFMAQYTYPYIKTPIFVLNSEYDTWQLSNILQLGCLPPKCTPEKMTDFTKWRATFLQALGPAIGAHSNGIFTDSCLVHCQSLDAPWNTFKVNGQTAHDTFANWYFETGGQSQEVDKPYPNESCEKML